GCGTTGCGGACCTCCTGGAGGTCCACCTCGGAGACGATGTCGAAGCTCGGCATGTCCCGTTGTCTACCGCGACCGGAGGCCCGGCGCGCATCGACCGCCCCGGGGGGCGGTCGACATCACCCGGCCATGGGGCCGGAGCTGGTGGGCCGGGATGGATTCGAACCATCGAAGGCAGAACCGACGGGTTTACAGCCCGTTCCCTTTGGCCACTCGGGCACCGACCCAGCGGGGGAACTCTAGCGACGTGGCGCCCCGGGCTCGAAACCGGCGTCGACGGGCCCGAGCATCCGCTGCATCACCACGACGTCGAGCCAGTTCCCGAACTTGCGGCCGACCTCGCGCTCCACACCCACGACGTCGAACCCGACCCGGCGGTGCATCTCGATGGACGCGGTGTGGTGCCCGACGATCCTGGCCATCACGGTGTGGAAGCCCTGGGCGGTGGCGACGTCGACGATCTCGGTCAGCAGCGCCCGGCCGAGCCCGGTGCCGCGCCGGTCGTCGCGCACGTAGACCGAGTCCTCGACGGTGGTGCTGTAGGCGGGACGGTCCCGGTACACGGACAGCGAGGCGAACCCCACCACCTCGTCGTCCTCCTCGGCGACCACCACCGCGAGGGCCCCCGACCGGTCGCGGAGCCACTGCTGTTGCTCCTCCAGCGTGCGGGGGCGCAGGTCGAAGGTGACCGTCGAGCCGAGGACCTCGGCGTTGTAGATGTCGAGGATGGCCTGGGCGTCCCCGAGTCGGGCGAGGCGGAGCAGCACCGCCTCACCGTACCGGCGCGCCCTCCACCAGCCCGACCTCTCCGGTGAGGGCCTCGACGCGGCTCCACGCCGCGATGTCGGGGTCGCCGGTGAGGAAGATCACCTGCCGGGAGCGGGACGCCTCGACGAGCTCCTCGAGCATCGCCGGCTTGGCGGCCGGATCGAGGTCGACCAGCGGGTCGTCGCAGATGAGCGGCAGGGACTCCGAGGTCGGCCTGCCGACCGAGCGGATCCCGAGGTTGGCCCGCAGGCGCGTGAGCGCTTCGGCGGCGGCCTCGTCGACCGCCGGCCGAACCGCTGCCATGGGGCTGCGGTCCTCGGAGCGCCGTCGCGCCGCGGCGGCGTCACGGACCTCGTTGCGATGGGCGAGGGCCCACTCCACCTCGATGGTGCCCGCGAGCAGCCCCCACTCGGCGAGCGCGGCCCGGTGCGCGGCGGCGGCGTCGGTCATCTGGCGGCGACGGCTCTCCGAGCCCATCACCCGCTCGACCCTGGCGATCTGGAACGCCATGAACGACCCCGCGCCGGCCTCGTCGAGGGCCTCCTGCTCGGCGCGGCGGGCCTGTTCGACCACCTGCCACTGCCGAGCGGACCACGCCGTCATGACGCCGGCCAGGATCAGCAGGGGGACGGCCAGCCACCATCCGACGAGTGCGGCCACCGGAAGGGCGAGCAGGGCGGCGTTGGCGCCGAAGAGCAGCCACACGCGTTGGCGGCGCTGCTGCTCGGCCTGCGCGGCCTCGAAGGCGCGGTGGCGGTCGTCGACCGTGGCCACGAGGCCGGGGTCGAGGTCGTCGACGTCGCCGGCCACCTCGGCGAGCT
This genomic interval from Acidimicrobiales bacterium contains the following:
- a CDS encoding N-acetyltransferase family protein; this encodes MLLRLARLGDAQAILDIYNAEVLGSTVTFDLRPRTLEEQQQWLRDRSGALAVVVAEEDDEVVGFASLSVYRDRPAYSTTVEDSVYVRDDRRGTGLGRALLTEIVDVATAQGFHTVMARIVGHHTASIEMHRRVGFDVVGVEREVGRKFGNWLDVVVMQRMLGPVDAGFEPGAPRR